TAGAACGGCGCGAACACGGCCGCCACGATGGAGCCCAGCGACACGTAGCGCGAGAAGAACACGATGATGGCAAAGCTGGCCAGCGTGGCCACGGCCAGCATCGGGTTCCAGGCCATCAGCACGCCGGCGGCGGTGGCCACGCCCTTGCCGCCCTGGAAGGCAAAGAACACCGGCCACAGGTGGCCCGTGAAAGCCGCCAGGCCCACCCAGGCCGCGGCCTCGGCGGACAGGCCCACGCGCTCGCCGTAAGCCAGGCACAGCACCACGGGCACGAAACCCTTGAGCGCGTCGAACACCAGCGTGAGCACGGCCGCCTTGCGGTTGCCCGAGCGCAGCACGTTGGTGGCGCCGGGGTTGCCGCTGCCATAGCTGCGCGGATCCGCCAGCCCGAAGACGCGGCTGAGGATCACCGCGAACGACAGCGATCCGACGAGGTAGGCGGCAAGGAGCGCTCCGGCAATCCACATCCATTCCATGGCGGGCGCGAGTGTACGGGCGCGCCGCACCGTGCCTGCGCGTTGAGGGATTGCCCTGTGCGTGGTTTCCGCAGCCGCGCCCGCGGCGTCGGGCAGGACACTTGTCCTACCAAAAACCTGAAGGCCTTCGACCATGCTGCTCGACGCGGCCGCGCTGCGCACGGCGCTGTCTGCCGCCAGCGCCGGCTGCGCGCACTGCGCGGCGCTGCGTGCGCCGGGCTGGGAGTCGGTGACCGGGCCGATCGGCGCGCCGCTGCTCGAGCCCGTGGGCAGCTTGCGCGACCTGTCCATCGAAGAGCCCACGCTTGACGAGCGCCACGCGCCGGGCACGAGCTACTGGCACGCCCGCGCGCCCATCGTGCCGACGCACTTTCCGTACAACCGCTGCACCGTGTGGCGCTGCCCGCAGTGCCGCCGCGGCTTCCTGCAGTACACCGAGGCCGGCGGCTACTACGTCGACCACCGGCTGCGCGAGCTGGACCCCACGCTGCTGGAGGGCTGAGCGCCTGAACCGGCGCCGCCCCGGCCTTCAGGCCGCCAGCGCGCAGCGCACCGGCACGGCGCCGAGCCCGGTCACCAGCACACCGGGCTCCAGCCCCACCAGGAAGCCGCGCCGCCCGCCGTTGATGCAGATGCGCGGCAGCTCCAGCACGCCGGCCTCCACGAACACGCGCATCGCCTTCTTCGTGCCGAAGGGCGACGTGCCGCCGACGAGGAAGCCGCTGTGGCGCTGCGCCACCTCGGGCTTGCAGGGCTCCACGCTCTTGACGCCGATGGCGCGCGCCAGGTTCTTGGTGCTCACCTGGCGGTCGCCATGCATCAACACGATCAGCGGCTCGGCGCGCTCGTCCTGCATCACCAGCGTCTTGATCACGGCGTGCTCGTCCACGCCGAGCTGCCGCGCGCTCTCGGCGGTGCCGCCGTGCTCGACGTAGTCGTACGGGTGCTCGGTGTAGGCCACGCCACGCGCCTTGAGCCAGGCGGTGGCGGGGGTTTCGCTGACGTGTTTGTCTTTCCTGGCCATCGTATGCAAGCTCGACCGGTGCTTCGACAGGCTCAGCGCGAACGGGGAAACCCCTCGGTGTGATCGGCGCGAGCGAAGAAGAATCCCCGTCCGGGCTGGGCCTGTCGAAGCCCCCGGGGAACCTCAGTCGCCCTCGACCCACTCCACGTGCGCACCCAGCGCGCTGATGTTCTCGGCGAAGCGCGGGTGCGCGCGCCGCACCGGCGTGGCGTTGCGGATGACGCTGCGGCCCGGGATGCTGCAGGCCACCATCAGCAGCGCGATGGCCACGCGGATGATGTAGGGGCTCTCGACCTCGGCCGCCGCCAGCGGCTTGCCGCCGAAGGTGATGATGCGGTGCGGATCGCTCTGGAAGGCGTGGGCGCCGAACTTCGAGAGCTCGCTCGTCCAGCCCATGGCGCCCTCGTAGACCTTGTTCCAGTACATCATGCTGCCCTCGGCACGCACGCCCAGGGCCACGAAGATGGGCAGCAGGTCGACCGGCAGGTAGGGCCAGGGCGCGGCCTCCACCTTGGGCAGGATGTTCTGCGTGAAGGGCTGCTTCACGCGCAGCGGGCCGTCGGCCACGGCGCGGCTGAAGCCGCCCTCGTGGTGCACCTGCACGCCGAACTTGGCGAAGGTGCGGTCGATCAGCGGAAACTGCTCCGGCGCCGAGTTCTTCACGACGATCTCGCCGCCGGTGATGGCGCCCAGCGCCATGAAGGTGACGGCCTCGTGGAAGTCTTCCGCGAAGCGGAATTCCACGCCCTCGGGCCGGCCCAGCGATGCCACGCCGTGCACCGTCAACCGGCTGGTGCCGATGCCCTCGATGCGCGCCCCGAGCAGCGCCATGAACTGGCAGAACTCCTGCACGTGCGGCTCGCTGGCGGCGTTCATCAGCGTGCTGGTGCCGCCGCCGGCCGTGGCCGTGGCGGCGCACAGCACGAAGTTCTCGGTGGTGGTGACGCTGGCGTAGTCCAGCCAGTGCGCGTTGGCCTTCAGGCCGCCGTCGGCCGTGCGCATCACCAGCGCCTCGCGTCGGCGCTCCACCGTGGCGCCGAAGCGCTCCATCACCTCGACGTGGGGGTCGATCTCGCGCACGCCCAGGGTGCAGCCCTGCACATCGTTCTCGATGCGCGCGGCGCCGAAGCGCGCCAGCAGGCCCGGCACCAGCATGATGGAGCTGCGCATCTCCTCGGGCAGGTGGTGCACATCGGGGTCGAAGCGCGTGTCGGCGTGGTGCAGCGAAAGCGTGCCGGCGGTGTAGTCCACCTGCACCTGGCTGCCGAGCTGGCGGAAGATCTCGAGGATCTTGCGCACGTCGGTGATCTCGGGGATGCCGACCAGGCGCACCGGGTGGCGCGTGAGCAGCGTCGCGCACAGGATGGGCAGCACGGCGTTTTTGTTGGCGCTGGGCACGATGCGGCCCGAAAGCGGGCTGCCGCCGTGGACGATCAGGTGGGGCATGGTGGGGGCGGAGCGGAAGTCAGGCCCGCATTGTCGCCGGGGGGCAGCGCGGGTGGGCGCGGGCACTTCGACAAGCTCAGTGCGAACGGATCGTCAGGCCCACCCACACCCGTTCAAGCCGATCCTGTCGAAGCCCCCCGCCCCGCCCGGAGCTCCTCCTGAAGCCGCAGCACCCGCCGCTGCACCTTGCCGGTGGTCGTCATCGGCAGCGCCTCGATGAACTCGATCTCTTTCGGGTACTCGTAAGGCGCCAAGCGCCCGCGCACGTGCTGCTGCAGCTCAGCCACCAGCGCCTTGCCAGGCTCGAACCCCGGAGCCAGCACCACGTAGGCCTTGACCACCGCGCCGCGCTCGGCATCGGGCTTGGGCACCACCGCCGCATTGGCCACCGCCGGGTGCTTGACGAGGCAGTTCTCCACTTCGCTGGGGCCGATGCGGTAGCCGGCGGCCTTGAAGACGTCGTCGCTGCGGCCCTGGTACCAGAGGTAGCCGTCGGCATCCATCACCGCCGTGTCGCCGGTGCGGCACCAGCTGCTCAGAGGGCTGCCGGTGAACTTGGCCGCCGTGGCGCGCGGGTTGCGCCAGTAGCCGAGAAAAAACACGGGGTCGGGCTCGCCGTGCCCGTCGAGCCGGTGCACGGCCACGTCGCCCGGCGTGCCGCGCGGGCACTCGCGGCCCTCGTCGTCGATCACGGCCACGCGGTGGCCGGGGTAGGCGCGGCCCATGCTGCCGGGCCGGGCGGGCCAGCCCGGGTGCTCGCTGCCGTCGGCCGCCACCCAGCGGCCGCAGTTGCCGACGATGTAGTTGATCTCGGTCTGGCCGAACATCTCGTTGACGGTGACCCCCAGCGCCTCGCGGCACCAGTGGAAGACGGCGTCGCCCACGGCCTCGCCGGCACTCATCACGGCGCGCAGCCGCAAGGTGTACCGCTCGCGCGGCGCCGGCACCGCTTTCATGATCGCCTTCAGCGCCGTGGGGAACAGGAAGCTGTGCGTCACGCGGTGGCGCTGCATCAGCGACAGCGCCGCATCGGCCCCGAACCGGCCCTGGTAAGCCACGATGGTGCGGCCGAAGTACAGCGTGGGCAGCAGCGCGTCCATCAGGCCGCCGGTCCAGGCCCAGTCGGCCGGGCTCCAGAAGACCTCGTCGCTGGCCTCGGGCCGGCCGAGGCCGAACCAGTTCTGGCTGCACACGAAGCCGGTGAGGTTGCCGATGAGCGCGCGATGCGGGATCAGCGCGCCCTTGGGCGGGCCGGTGGTGCCGCTGGTGTAGATGAGCACGGCCGCGTCGTCGGCGTGCGTGTCGGCCACGGGCGGCACGCGGCGCTTCGTGGCCAGGGCGGCGGCCCAGTCCACATCGCCCTGCCCGGATGCGCCGCCCACGGCCACCACGGTGCGCAGGGCCGGGCACTCGGCGCGCACGGCGTGCAGGTTGGGCATGGCGGTGTCGTCCACCAGCGCCAGCACGGCCGCGCTGTCCTGCAGCCGGAAGGCCAGCGCCTCGGGGCCGAAGAGCATGGACAGCGGCATCGCCACCGCGCCCAGGTGGTAGATCGCCAGGTGCGCCACGGCTGTCTCGGGGCGCTGCGGCATCACCACGGCCACGCGGTCGCCGCGCTTCACGCCCAGGCCGGCCAGCGCGGCGGCCAGGCGCAGCGACTGCGCGTGCAGCCCGGCGTAGCTGAGCGTGCCCGAGCGGCCGTCCTCGTGCTCCCAGGCGATGGCGGTGCGGCCGGCCACCGCCGGGTCGGCCGCCCAGCGCGCGCCACAGACCTGGCCGATGTTGAAACGCTCGGGCACGCGCCAGCGCAGGCCGCCATGCAGCAGCGCCCAAGGTTCAGCGGCATGGCCCGGGGCCGCCTGTCGGTCGTTCATGGCGCGAGCTTAAGGGCCAGCGTCACGGGCGGACCTGGGGCAACACCCTGTCACGATGCACCGTCAAGTTCCCTGCGCCCCAGGCCGATGACGCCAACATGCCCCCTGCCGGGGGGCGCATCCTCCGCACACCATGCCACTCGCACCCCTTGCCGCCGTCAAGCACCGCGTCCAGCTTGGTCAACCGCTGCCCTTCGGCGTGCGCGACGCCGACGGCACGCTGCTGCTGGCGCGCGGCCACCTCATCGAAGGCGCGCCGCAGCTCGACGCGCTGCTGGCACGCGGCGCCCTCGTCGAGCTGGGGGAACTCGCCGATGCCCTCAGCCTGGCCCGCCTCGCGCCGCGCGACCAGTTGCCCCGGCTGTGGGCCGAGGCCATCCGGCGGCTCGACCAGACCCTGACGGACCATGCCGCCGCGGGCTTTGTCGCCGCGCTCGACGAGGCCAGCGCCCCGCTGTCGGCGCTGGTGGCGCGCGACCCCGACCTGGCCATCTTCCACGTGCTGCACCAAGGC
The genomic region above belongs to Ideonella sp. WA131b and contains:
- a CDS encoding aminoacyl-tRNA deacylase; this translates as MARKDKHVSETPATAWLKARGVAYTEHPYDYVEHGGTAESARQLGVDEHAVIKTLVMQDERAEPLIVLMHGDRQVSTKNLARAIGVKSVEPCKPEVAQRHSGFLVGGTSPFGTKKAMRVFVEAGVLELPRICINGGRRGFLVGLEPGVLVTGLGAVPVRCALAA
- a CDS encoding UDP-N-acetylglucosamine 1-carboxyvinyltransferase, with product MPHLIVHGGSPLSGRIVPSANKNAVLPILCATLLTRHPVRLVGIPEITDVRKILEIFRQLGSQVQVDYTAGTLSLHHADTRFDPDVHHLPEEMRSSIMLVPGLLARFGAARIENDVQGCTLGVREIDPHVEVMERFGATVERRREALVMRTADGGLKANAHWLDYASVTTTENFVLCAATATAGGGTSTLMNAASEPHVQEFCQFMALLGARIEGIGTSRLTVHGVASLGRPEGVEFRFAEDFHEAVTFMALGAITGGEIVVKNSAPEQFPLIDRTFAKFGVQVHHEGGFSRAVADGPLRVKQPFTQNILPKVEAAPWPYLPVDLLPIFVALGVRAEGSMMYWNKVYEGAMGWTSELSKFGAHAFQSDPHRIITFGGKPLAAAEVESPYIIRVAIALLMVACSIPGRSVIRNATPVRRAHPRFAENISALGAHVEWVEGD
- the plsY gene encoding glycerol-3-phosphate 1-O-acyltransferase PlsY is translated as MEWMWIAGALLAAYLVGSLSFAVILSRVFGLADPRSYGSGNPGATNVLRSGNRKAAVLTLVFDALKGFVPVVLCLAYGERVGLSAEAAAWVGLAAFTGHLWPVFFAFQGGKGVATAAGVLMAWNPMLAVATLASFAIIVFFSRYVSLGSIVAAVFAPFYQALIWGVSPALLALALMSLLLVWRHEGNIRKLLAGTENKFGASATKAATASRKKGH
- a CDS encoding AMP-binding protein, with amino-acid sequence MNDRQAAPGHAAEPWALLHGGLRWRVPERFNIGQVCGARWAADPAVAGRTAIAWEHEDGRSGTLSYAGLHAQSLRLAAALAGLGVKRGDRVAVVMPQRPETAVAHLAIYHLGAVAMPLSMLFGPEALAFRLQDSAAVLALVDDTAMPNLHAVRAECPALRTVVAVGGASGQGDVDWAAALATKRRVPPVADTHADDAAVLIYTSGTTGPPKGALIPHRALIGNLTGFVCSQNWFGLGRPEASDEVFWSPADWAWTGGLMDALLPTLYFGRTIVAYQGRFGADAALSLMQRHRVTHSFLFPTALKAIMKAVPAPRERYTLRLRAVMSAGEAVGDAVFHWCREALGVTVNEMFGQTEINYIVGNCGRWVAADGSEHPGWPARPGSMGRAYPGHRVAVIDDEGRECPRGTPGDVAVHRLDGHGEPDPVFFLGYWRNPRATAAKFTGSPLSSWCRTGDTAVMDADGYLWYQGRSDDVFKAAGYRIGPSEVENCLVKHPAVANAAVVPKPDAERGAVVKAYVVLAPGFEPGKALVAELQQHVRGRLAPYEYPKEIEFIEALPMTTTGKVQRRVLRLQEELRAGRGASTGSA